TCGGACAGCGACGAGTCGAACTCGTACCGCTCCCGCATCGTCCCGACGAGCTCGGACACCCGCTCGAGGACCGCCCCCTCGTCCCCGTCGGTCAACGAACCGGGCGACTCCATCTGGGTTTCCGTCACCGATTCGGAGCCGGTGGCGTCGATGAAGATCTCCCGTAGCTCTTCGGTCTTTTCGTCCATGGCTCCGAAAAAACGTGTCGTACATATAAAAGGTTGCTGTTCGAATCACAGGGTTCAAGCGCGTCCCGAAAAACGGGCATCCATGGCAACGAGGGCCGAATCGGTCGAACTCGTCGAGGAAGGCACCGTCACGAACCTCGCCAGAGCCGGGCTGGTCGCCGCGCTGGTCGGGGCGTTCGCGTACGTCGCGATCCCGACGCCGTTCTCGCCGGCTCCGGTGACCCTGCAGGTGCTCGGGGTGTTTCTCGCCGGCATCCTGCTGGGACCGGCGTGGGGCGGGTTCTCGATGGTGCTGTACCTGTCGGCCGGCGCGCTGGGGGCGCCGGTGTTCGCCGGCGGCACCGCGGGCCTCGGCGTACTGGTCGGAGAGACAGCGGGCTACCTGTGGTCGTACCCGATCGCAGCCGCCGTCGTCGGCGCGATCGTCCACCGTGGAATCGAACCCCGTCCACCCAAAGAGGCGAGCGTCGCCCTCCTCGTCGGCGCCATGGTCGCAGGCGTCGTCGTCATCTACGGGATCGGGACCGTCGTGATGGCGGCCGTGCTCGGGCTCACGCTCGTCGAGGCGTTCCTCCTGGGGGCGGCCGCTTTCGTCCCGTTCGAGGCCGCGAAGATCGCCGCCGCCGTCGGGATCGTACACTCGGATCGCCTCGCAGCGGTTTGAATCGATGACTCGACTGTCGCCGACGCGGGGTCGGACTGATCGCGGATG
The Halalkaliarchaeum desulfuricum DNA segment above includes these coding regions:
- a CDS encoding biotin transporter BioY, with translation MATRAESVELVEEGTVTNLARAGLVAALVGAFAYVAIPTPFSPAPVTLQVLGVFLAGILLGPAWGGFSMVLYLSAGALGAPVFAGGTAGLGVLVGETAGYLWSYPIAAAVVGAIVHRGIEPRPPKEASVALLVGAMVAGVVVIYGIGTVVMAAVLGLTLVEAFLLGAAAFVPFEAAKIAAAVGIVHSDRLAAV